Within Populus trichocarpa isolate Nisqually-1 chromosome 6, P.trichocarpa_v4.1, whole genome shotgun sequence, the genomic segment TTAtgctttttagttttcaaaatgaaattgatGTTGTGTATCAAGTGTTGGGTGCGATGTTGCCTTCTCGGTAGCTTTGGATTAGgttctttgtttgtttggtttAAGGATAACCTAAAATTTAAACTGCTTTTCCAGGTTTAATTATATCATGGATTTGAGAGgttgttgtattttttgaagTGATCTTCATAGAACTTTATCACGATTGATTCTAGTACTGCTCAcatctctctcactctctctcttataaaaaaaaacctttttgttAGTTCTTATGCGTTAGACTAGAATTGTCTATGAGGCATCTTTGCATGAACACAAAGGTTTGTGATGTTTAATTGAGATTATGGAAGCTTAGTTTCAACATTTAAGATTCATATGTATTTACTGTAAACGTAATGGTTCCATGTAGCAAtgccaaaaaaattttaaggaaccagaaaaatttatcttttacaCATACAATATTACGACAACAGTCCTTTAAAATGGTGGAAACTCCAAGATGTAAAATACCTTCAACCACTTTGTGAACTTTCATCTATGTAGATTTTTACTGTCGACTTTAGAATGAGTTATTTCAGCTGCCACCTCCTTGGGTTAGCActctgtgtttgattttttggcACTAACTATTTAAGCTCTTTGAAAAAGCCAAGAACCTTGATTGCTCTAAAGGCTACAATTGACACCTCTGTGACTATCACAATGAGCGTACTCTCgagttcatattttttctccttattttttcatattggtCCTGCACATTGTTTGGTTGATGTTTAAATATGGCAtcctttctatgttttttttttctttaatgcatATTGACTATGTCTAGAGCATCACATACGATGGTTCATACAATAACTCAGCTCCATGACTGCATGGTCCTAtgcaaaaaaacccaaataactAGATGACTATCATAAGCTATCTCCCAAatagttttctggttttttttcaagCCATGCACATACATTTCAGTCATATTTTGCAacagattaaaaaattttagcCGTGACtgcattcttttctttctgttcAGCCCACATCTCAAGTTCTTCAATATTCAGATATTGTTTCCTTCTATTTCCTCTGTCATTGGTGTTTAGAACCAACTCCAACTATCTTTTGCAGAAGTAGTGAAGCCATTTGGCAACTACGATGTCCTCCAGGATTCCATTTTGCCGCTAACTATGTAGGCTGCCACAACTCTTTCAATGTTGGTGGACAGCATATGCTAAAAAACCCGTGTAAATACTAGGATAACATTAGTTTGGTTAGAATCCATGCAGCCTTTTTGTCTTGCTTAGTTCTCTGTTTCAAACATGTTTCTTAATGCTTCTATACTAAGCTATTGTTGTAATAACGATTCACGAATTTAGTATATTGAAAGGCTCTATGCCAACTAAAACTATCACTCCCTTATTGAACATTACAGGcttacaccttttttttttttaaaaaaaaaatgtcagatTGCAGAAACCAGTGTAAAACACTGCGAAGTATAGTGGGGCGCGGGCAATAAAGCTAGCTAGTATGGAACTAGATTCTAATCAGGCATTGGATGACATACCCTCCTATGGGATTTGTTCattaaatgataatttgttagactatttttttattcgataACAAGGAGTTTACGTGtctactaaaattaaaaatcttaattagaTGATCTTAAGCAGATATTctctatattattttgatgcaattaaattttttttaataaattctttcGATTTCAAGATCTAAActcaaaaaactataaaaatcgAGTATATCTTCTTAATCACACTGAGAAGACAATATGCTAAACTGCAGGTTGAAGGACAAACCCGCACCTTATACCAGTCCATGTCAGGCCACCCAGTAGACCTTCGAACCCGCAAGTTGATGGCCTAAACCCATACCCTTATAGCTGAGGGGCTAAGCTCACATGAGACCCCTAATTTCACTCAACTCTTCACAAGTATATACTTTTAATTACAATGATCAAAGTTAGAGTTTGCTCAAATATCAAGCATTAAAACagcaacataaatataatataccGAGATTCTCAAAATGTAActactaatttttatttgattgttctatatatataattttacttttattctcacaaaggaaaactaaaattacatgggaaattagaaaaataaaccaCAGCAGATGATCATCATCACCCCCACTTAATCTCCACCCTTTGCCCAAcaagacaggaaaaaaaaaagatgagacaGCAAATTATTGTagtttgtttttctattgaaatAGATACTTACATCCCCACATGAAGCTttggctttttatttaaaaggaaaaaaccaagcTCGACATACcggtaaaaagaaaatagaagaagaaaataaaaggtgggGATTTGGATGCAAGAAGGGCTATAATCGATGAAGGAAAAGGCCGCCAGGGAGGAGGTGGTGTTACAATTATTCACTTTCCAGTTCCCATAGTGTTCAAGCAGcagatcaaaattcaaaatcagaATGGGATGATCCATTCCTTAATTGCTAATTAATTATGCACTGTGCGGTTTATATATACCCTTTAATTCCCTTTATATGTAGGAGGCAAGTGTCATAGCTAGCTGGTTATAATTAGGTAGAAAATCGTCTGGTTGAACCAAACATCTGGTCGAGGACGATGACAATAGCCATGGCCATAGAGCTGTCAATTTCTGGGCCAACAAGGAGGCGGAATACGTCTACACCAAAAGCCACCCCACCAACTCTCTCTTTCTGCTTGATCTCAGCcacccttctcttcttctcatcaTACACCGCACAGCATCTTTGTGTATACGATCCCTCTATCTCATACATAACGTTCTTGTTACTACCTGCGGCTTGGCTAACATGAGCTAAACACTTTTTGTTGAGGATGCTAACATGCTTCTTCACAGAAAACTCGGGGTTGATGGCTGTTTCTCCATCATACACCAGCCAACTATCTCCTAAGCTCAACCTCTGTTATTAATTACATCAGATAAAAACGAGTAAGaccattaattaatataattgccTAAGTAACCAACCCATTAATATTATTCAAGCTGgtatatgaatatatatatataatatacctTGCGTCGCATGGTGAGGAGAGGCTTGCCAGCAGCATCCATAAGAACGATCTCACCATTACTACCGGAAGTGGCCATATAGTTGTCAACCCTAAACAAAAGGTTGCCCTTGCTATCAAAGACTGTAAAGCCATTGCAATTGAACAACAAAGACTTCTTCCACACGGTTAAAACAACCGCGTGATCGGCGTCTAAGGCATTATTAGAGGACTTCAGCTTGAGCAGCTGGCGCTGCTTCTCATTGGTGGCGGCGGCGGTGGGAGCAACGTTAGGGTACACTTTTGTCATCGCTGTACTTAAGCGGGGAGTAATCGATTCCAGCCTTACAACTTTACCCTGTCctggagaggagaggagaggaaaagGAGAGTGAGGAAGAGGGGCGTGTTTCTCTTCTTTGAGTTGTTTATGGCAAGTTGATATTCAACACTcacccttatatatatatagtagtagtagtagtaacaAGATCAAGAGGCAGCCAAGGGGTGAGGCTTGAAAGGTTAATATTCCTACGGCTAATTAATGGTTCCGAGGTCTCCAAACAAatcgaaaaatattataaaggaTGCCTTGACAAAGAATAAGATTATCACACCTAAAGGCGCACGATTGTGAAAAGAAAGTCCAAGAGTGCGCCTCCCCACCCCACCCTTGAGAGGACGAAAAGCACCCCCCCtacctattattattattattattatttaaaaaaaatgtagggTGTTGATTAGTTTGTGCTTATCAACTAAGTTTTTACTATTATAAATCAGTTTTTATATTAGGTTTATGAATTTAGAatgattgtgattatttttaaaatatttttaatcaatgtattaaaataatctcaaaatactaaaaaaatattaatttaaaataataataaaaaattttaaaaacgattttaaaatataaaaataaatagtaaatctTTGAGCTCCTAACTAAATATTGCTAGAAAAACATTTTTGGGTTTAGCTAATACCCTAAATGCACAAAATTACAACTTTCATTCATTGGATCGTTATTAGCAAGAGAGATTACGAAGTTATTtaccactttaaaaaaaattaaaagtagaagACCGATGGGGTTGGTGGTAAGTAATGGGCTTgatataatcattaattaattaattaattgtagaTCAACACCAATGATAAGAATTCCTTCTTTAACAATTGCAGCCCCACGCTCTCTTTTCTTCTAAGccaattaaataataatcatcacTCATGAAATACCAAGCAAGCAAGTACACAAACAAATACTATACTATACTATactatacatacatacatacatacatgcctatatataatatataaacaaaatcaatatggTAAACTTGTGGCTGAGGACTAATGAGCGGTGCTACGAGTGACACCCGTACTCTTCCCAAAGATATTTCTTTTGGGTGTTCTACTTGTACCaagtcaaataataataataataattattaaaatactaaaaaataatggtaatttattttgatttttatacgaCACCTAACTCAATTGTACAATGAATTGTTACAATGGAACCGGGTCAgcctctttttccttttttgttattgaaaaactatttaaatatggtcactcaattattttttttgtttcattcttCCACGTTATATTCATAAAGTTTCAaatctctatttatttcattagaCGTGCTATgttgtatttataaaataaaaaaactatcttgaaattaaattgatcatCGATGttgcaaattaaaattaattttctcaatttaaaaaattaaaacaataaggatcaaatttaacacatgaaaaaaacctttttattgTCCACAAGGAGAAAAAAGCTATAGTTTGATCCTTAaagtcttcatttttttaatttttagttctCTTGTTTTGAGGGTTTCACACTTCagtctcaaattttatttattttaagttttgatcCTTAGATTTTAAGGAGAGAggaagggggagagagagagagagagagtcgccttaaaaaagaagaggagataaaaTACTTTGTCGACCACATTCTAGTCACCGAAAAACCAATCTTATTgttaatgaatttatatttaaaaacggGGTTTAATAAAGgtgatttttctttaaacaagtcataaaataaaaaataaactgagacccctaaagttgttttttattcgaTTGGATCTTGGAATTTTAGAGTGATTATAGGCTTTTTTGGTATTTGAAATaggattattaaaatttatgtgATGTTTTTGGAGTATTTCTCAAatgaaaacatgttgaaaatcaaatttttaaggTCTAAAAACTTCAATCTCGACCTTTTAGTTATCAAAGGtggttaaaaaatcaaatagaagaTGACATATCATATGCCCCTTAGCAAACGACACATCATctgctatatataaaaaaattgagggtGAATGATGTTGTTCgatagttgaaaagaaaaaaataggcaTGTGGGTCTGGCCTCCCAGGTTTGGAATATTTACTTGGTCCAAACGCGCCTagcttttttttagatatttctttattttaaattctgacaaaaaaaaatctttttaaatcaatttagtaaaataatatttaagtgaTTGTTCAATTACATCATTGTTTTTAAGaagattagggttttttatgataatattatcatttactttatgaataattatgtattagcctaatatatatagaatttttaaaataatttgcttattaatattgaatgggaataaaatattttttacttattttttattataaatttttttatatatcctttcaaatttattgatcTTAGATTTTCTGATATAGATGCGTAAAAATAATCGAttcatgataatttaatttttttaattgaaactttcTTTGACgagtataataattttttgctcaaaaaaataatacttcccataaaaaaatattcatcagaatgaaaaaaaaagacacatggataagaaaattatttttgtttaaaagtattttttccccttaattttaattcatatcTTTAtggtttttcataatatttttttctggttggtTGTTATTGCTTTTTATTCGATAACtgctaataaataaatggtTTTGTTGtcgagaattaaaaaaacaattagaaaaaacaattttgaacaaaaaaaaaaaacacatttctcTTCCATGACCATTAGCTGCTTTCTATacttattgtataattaataaataaggattaatttgaaaaaaaaaaaacctccacgACAACGTATGGGAATTATCAATAGTCTAAGCTAATCTAATCTTTAATTAGAGTTTACGTCACAATCATAACAATCCCATTGGCTGGGGGCGGTTTATGCTACTCCATCAGGTCGCCCTGGAGCCATTTTTCTATGGGGAATACCTCTgacccttttgtttttatttgatttctttatgTAGATACTTTCCTcagcttattattattaatttaggaTCGATGTAGATGTAGATAATACACTAAAACTCTTTAATTATATGGATAGGTTCTGATTAATTCAAGCTTACAACGACATATTGTCGAGATTTGTCTCTCGATTTTAGTTGGAGTTGTGCAATCTAGACACGCATTGGCTGGCAGAGGGGAGAAAGAGGATGGCCTTGCGAATTCTATTTTAAACTCTAAGGTCCTTATCCTCAGTCCTCATCGCCTTTTGATATATTATCAGGATCCAGCATCGAAAGGACACGAGGCTTCTGATATCCCATGGCGCCATTAAAAATCGATAACAGGCTCTGTCAAAGGTCACATGAAAGAGGATCCATCTCCTTCTGATTCCAATTCACAAGCTTGTGGACGAGGATGCGCGACAAAATAGTACCTGCGGACATGGTGCATATTCTGATATACCCCACGTacgtatatatatgtataaaaacatTACTCTCAATTGTCTTGGACGGTAGCCTCTCGGTTTCGGCTAAGTAGGGCCAGGCGCATCTCGGCTATTCATGACAATGCAATGCATGTGATTATTAGGGTTTTGACTAGAGCATGCTTGAGATGCCTGCTCAAGATATCAGTTCATATATACTTTACAGTACTCTTGCTTTCTTTGTAGTCGATGCTACATGGGCGATGAACAGGAGGAGTTTCTAACTTTTTATGgccataaaaagaagaagaaaaaggggtCTTTAGTGCGATGAAGGGAGGCGTTGAAATGGAGGAAAGAGGAGAGAAGACACGCTTAAGGGTTATGCCTTGATAGCGATGTGCAACTAGCTAGCTACAACGACTTGTAGTGGTGGTATTCAGTTTTTAGTGGAGGGAGAACCATGCCGCCATTGCACTCCTCCTCATAATAATATAGAAATATCCCCTCCCCATAGCCACCACTACGTAAAAAGACAGAGAGATGATTCGATTCCTATTCGCTACCATTTCataatcaaacaagaaaacaccatcttcttctttttttcctttttttttttaatctcatcttcCTAAAATTCCCTGTGCTTCTCTACTTTGTCTTAATCAATGAAAGCATCCTCTATATATTCCTAGCTAATTCTCCAATCACCTCCTGTCACTCCTACTTTTCTAATTTCATGCTAACCTAAATAAATGGATAGATAGTGATGCGCATCTTTTCATGGGCGTTCACAACTTCTGATAATAAGAACCACCttctttctaattaattataggAGCATcgtgtggtctcaggttcgagtcatgtggttgctcatatgatgaccagtactagaggtttacatggtcgttaacttcagagcctgtgagattagtcgagatacgcgcaggctggcccggacacccacgttaaactaaaaaattataggagCATCGTGGCACAATGCATTCACGAAAAATGTTCACTATAAACTAGCTAGATAAACAAATGGAAgctttgtaaaaaacaaaaacaatcaaaaaaatttattccatTATTGAATCAGGCTAAACTTTTTCCAGAGATTGGAAAGAcccataaattatattaatatgacGTGTTAAATAGgctttttaaacaaataaaagcttaataaaaaatattgaggtacgTGTTAAATATGCTatctaacaaaaataattataaatttttatctaattattggATTTAGCTAAgtttttttctagattattCAACATGTCTCTTATTCCCTATATATGAGGTTTGTCGGCAATTAATGGTGGAGGCTGGGAAGACCCATGAATTAGGCCTATAATACattggtttttagtttttcattattttctgtgctattaatttttggattttatttattttactaaatgtTGCGGCATGCATACACTCAAGCTTCCGCAACAATAAATTGCAAAACAATAATGGGGAATTTCGAGAGTTCTCGACATTCAGATTCATTTCATTCTTGTTGTTGAACCCCGAATCAAAAGATCACCAATCTGCCATGAATTGTGCATCCATCCTTTTCTGTCCACATGCTTAATTTCCTCTCCAAATAGAGAAAAGCCAAAGTATTGAACCACGTTAGCTGTCACACCTGTAAAATGATTCCTTCTGCATACAATTCATTCACGAATGGCAGCGCATAAAGCATAAGATTACCTTTACCTTTTCTGCAGTTTAATTACCACAAACCCACAGGAAGCTGATATTCCTTTTAATTCCCATCTTATTCCAAAGTTGTGAGGACATGCAAGGATGCAATCTCAGCCGcaacaaaacaaagagaaatctACGCTTTATACACTCGAGAAAAATTCTAAGAACGATGGAAAGATACTTTTTACTTGGAGTGAATGTAGTAAAGCCATTAGCTCTGAGAGAGAAGGA encodes:
- the LOC18100042 gene encoding protein LURP-one-related 8, with the translated sequence MTKVYPNVAPTAAATNEKQRQLLKLKSSNNALDADHAVVLTVWKKSLLFNCNGFTVFDSKGNLLFRVDNYMATSGSNGEIVLMDAAGKPLLTMRRKRLSLGDSWLVYDGETAINPEFSVKKHVSILNKKCLAHVSQAAGSNKNVMYEIEGSYTQRCCAVYDEKKRRVAEIKQKERVGGVAFGVDVFRLLVGPEIDSSMAMAIVIVLDQMFGSTRRFST